The stretch of DNA AAGACATCGCGGCGGAAGTCGACCGGAATCCGGGCACAATTCGCAACCAGATGCAGAGCCTAAAAGCCCTTCAGTTGGTCGAAGGTGTCCCCGGCCCGAAAGGCGGCTATAAGCCAACCGCAAACGCCTACGAGGCCCTCGAAATCCAGGACATGGACCAGCCCGCAGAGGTGCCGCTGTTCCACAACGGCGAGTCCGTAGACGGCGCGAACGTCACCCAAATCAACCTTTCGAGCGTCCACCATCCAGAACTCTGTCGCGCAGAGATTTCGCTTCGCGGCTCCATCCGCGAGTTCCACGAAGGCGACGAGGTCATCGTTGGCCCGACGCCCCTCTCGAAACTCGTCATCGAAGGCGTCGTCGACGGCAAAGACGACACGGACAACGTCCTCATCCTGACAATCGACGACATGAAAGCGCCCGTCGGCGAGCCAAAGAAGTAACCTTCCCACTCTCATTTCAGTTTCTTCGCGGCGAGTGGCGACACGCTGCTAATTGGTGGCAATACTCAGTGAAATCGGCCGCGGACGGCGTGACGATTCCAAAGCCTTTGTATCTCAGGACTTCGGAGTTGCCACCATGACCGAGAATATCGTGGTGCTCGGCGCGGGCTACGCCGGCGCAGCCGCGATTCAGAGCCTAGAAGCCGAGGTTGATAACGCAGATATTACCTGGATTTCGAAAGAGGACTACCACCTCGTCCTCCACGAAGTCCATCGTTGCATCCGCGATCCGAGCGTCCGGGACAAGATTTCGCTCCCCATCGCGGACATCAAATCCCCGAGCACGCGCTTCATCAAAGCGGCAGTCGAGTCCGTCGATACCGACGACCGCGAAATCGATCTCGACGATGGCTCGACCGTCGATTACGACTACCTCGTCGTCGGACTCGGCTCGAAGACGGCCTACTACGGGATCCCGGGCTTAGAAGAGAACTCCCTTACGCTCAAAGGCCTCGACGACGCCCTCGAAATCCACAACCAAGTGAAAGACGCCGCCCGCGAGGCCTCCCGCAACGACCCCGCCAAAATCGTCATCGGCGGCGCTGGGCTGTCGGGCATCCAGACGGCGGGTGAACTCGCGGAGTTCCGCGACATGCACCGCGCCCCACTCGAGATTTACCTCGTCGAGGCGATGGAGGAAATCTTCCCCGGGCAAGACCCAGAAATCCAAGGTGCCCTCCGCAAGCGCCTCCTCGAAGCCGACATCAACATCCTCACGAACGACCCAATCACCGAAGCCGCAGAGGACACCATCTATTTCGACGAGGGAGAACCCCTCGAGTACGATGTCTTCGTCTGGACCGGCGGCATCACGGGACAGGACGCCCTCGAAGAGGCGAACGTCGAGAAGAACCACAACCGCGTGAACGCAGACGCGACGTTCCAGACCTCGGACGAGCGCGTGTTCGCCCTCGGTGACTCGGCGATCGTCGACCAGCTCAACTCAGAGCGCCCCGCCCCGCCAACGGCACAGGCTGCGTGGCAGGCTGGCGGCGTCATCGGCGAGAACGTCGCTCGCGCCATGAACGGGCAGGCGCTCACCTCGTGGAGCTACAAGGACAAGGGAACAGTCGTCTCCGTCGGCGACGACGCCGTTGCCCACAACGTCATGATGGTGCCAATCGGCACGTTCGGCGGCCCTGCGGCAAAAGTGCTGAAGAAGTCTATCGCTACCCGGTGGATTGCTGACGTGACCTCGGTGGGTCGCGCCGTGTCCGCCTGGGGCGACATGTAGACGTCGGGAATCTCGTTTTTCTACTGTTATCTTCGAGTCACCGAGTGCAGACGCCGGATTTGTAACTCGTTTCAGGACTGTTCACCGTGATTGCGACCGACCCCGGCCGAATGTCACCGCCCGTTGTCTGTCTCGATTAACTGCGGATTACAGTGGTGTGTTTGGCATAACAATGGTACAGACTGGCAACCTCTAGGATAGGGACTAGAGGCACACAGGACCTGACGAGCACCTGACGCACCTCTAGAGCCACAACAAAGGGGTGG from Haladaptatus sp. ZSTT2 encodes:
- a CDS encoding Rrf2 family transcriptional regulator: MSSIELTPSQKRILSALINLHRQTEDAVKGEDIAAEVDRNPGTIRNQMQSLKALQLVEGVPGPKGGYKPTANAYEALEIQDMDQPAEVPLFHNGESVDGANVTQINLSSVHHPELCRAEISLRGSIREFHEGDEVIVGPTPLSKLVIEGVVDGKDDTDNVLILTIDDMKAPVGEPKK
- a CDS encoding NAD(P)/FAD-dependent oxidoreductase, whose translation is MTENIVVLGAGYAGAAAIQSLEAEVDNADITWISKEDYHLVLHEVHRCIRDPSVRDKISLPIADIKSPSTRFIKAAVESVDTDDREIDLDDGSTVDYDYLVVGLGSKTAYYGIPGLEENSLTLKGLDDALEIHNQVKDAAREASRNDPAKIVIGGAGLSGIQTAGELAEFRDMHRAPLEIYLVEAMEEIFPGQDPEIQGALRKRLLEADINILTNDPITEAAEDTIYFDEGEPLEYDVFVWTGGITGQDALEEANVEKNHNRVNADATFQTSDERVFALGDSAIVDQLNSERPAPPTAQAAWQAGGVIGENVARAMNGQALTSWSYKDKGTVVSVGDDAVAHNVMMVPIGTFGGPAAKVLKKSIATRWIADVTSVGRAVSAWGDM